In Mytilus galloprovincialis chromosome 1, xbMytGall1.hap1.1, whole genome shotgun sequence, the following are encoded in one genomic region:
- the LOC143044643 gene encoding uncharacterized protein LOC143044643, whose translation MKTSVPALLMVIVYFGVNIKGQCIPNPNVTPGPNDPAFPTLPDAFSTRLEANLKDLGETITAEIYYDYGRNFATVKQTSNGGQTTTLLDYNNNQMLTVDTVQHCKVQKLSTNLETVIFGTPAKSGLVPHILTTNGVLHFMKQSGQVYKQQQFVRGINSDHWSTCLVWKELNSTFTLDYFFAAPNWKTPIAFQQIPVRAIATGQQILANGTRHQFQHYYDYIDFRLDISDYSVFETPKGVYCPGRNNTRPVPKPSSSFHYKAEVIYPQSLAITSIDIWYDSELNLMRMDYRPTTSSRTTYNTDSFSEVHDFTTGIKYLTDKTRGNCTISQITSASEDGQKGPFGEQLKNASQFLFLDANYQFTGKRTSRGVPCDVFTGKRLFPYNGVWYNSTLNYYFLTDGYKEYPSDGSTSPTDIPFSLEVTLDVPDMDPLNILVNFLNFDTGKRSVSEFDISSCYRNMSSLTFQLQLPGPFREQDTDLLLLQAQRILPAIMNITSIRLQNVRVNYDSSSVYLTCTITNIAPDYVKFSQATTVTRPSSYVISSKDVKQSYDFTDTWQDCATYCSQSYGFICNSFDFCKAPFMSGCKLYADRRSDIQTYLKTHTSPCFNYTVYQRTVNGLSNQETAVADAYGYLQDAINQKSVHLQTYGQLGFVTDYYGVSTRIVSGLLEYDDMPSMSGHFSYRDEVTFPGSKHTYGSDIWYDTNFNLVRYDIVQTGAPYYSNSPLKHIHDYNAGVAYVIDTGMQNCTIKPISKNFIDKKKNGSYHMLNPLDLFHMNKTYKFIGQKTVRGMTCNIFEATVSDFKLDLADPQQFDSTFQYYFLKDNWSSNSDSGSELTHAQPIRLDIFSVTKGLYLTYNYFDWNDNDPDLNNFNIVPCYTGDQQKHVVIVFSGQYFPYLVSNSKLFKLKVLNQLGQMTNASLIRFQQLEIDYGLTRVYVIMTIVDAAQQYDGAYRQEPDIDTIIETINDNVYGGLLKITVPQTDGSIYMFNATAINDNILRNDGKPLSSKTLSHFKAMKDKSQKGLTGFLTGISVDDCAESCLTELEFDCFSFVYCYKTGVCLLASTYAQNRTDLIYDRPKCDLYYRSYLDKFTAIPGQTSTISSTQTTITATAEACAQKCIFSSTCKSFVYCMISQSCSLLQAHHLNIPKNGSNIDSMCSFYSRSYLNDFKRKSRSTVKVTPQMLDIQAVSVDQCAQLCIQTESFTCNSFSFCGNDTTCRLTPAHPVTGLRVIATDYCDLYTRTYYSNAPAKQKQSQSSTKGVSSGAAAGIGLGLLLVGVIVGGGLIIILSKKRKLPPVEIFNMNYTESKDDTQ comes from the exons ACGTCGGTGCCAGCATTGCTAATGGTCATAGTTTATTTTGGTGTAAACATTAAAGGGCAATGCATACCAAATCCAAACGTCACCCCAGGACCAAATG ATCCAGCATTTCCAACATTACCCGACGCGTTTTCCACACGATTAGAAGCAAACTTGAAGGACTTGGGTGAAACCATAACTGCAGAGATATACTATGATTATGGTAGAAATTTTGCAACTGTTAAACAGACATCAAACGGAGGACAGACTACGACATTGCTCGATTATAACAATAATCAGATGTTGACAGTAGATACAG TTCAGCATTGTAAAGTCCAGAAGTTAAGTACAAACCTGGAAACGGTTATATTTGGTACTCCAGCAAAAAGCGGCCTTGTTCCTCATATCCTTACAACGAATGGTGTGTTACACTTTATGAAACAGAGTGGACAg GTTTACAAACAACAGCAGTTTGTCCGAGGTATCAATTCTGATCATTGGTCAACTTGCTTGGTGTGGAAAGAATTAAACTCAACATTTACACTAGATTATTTTTTTGCTG ctCCTAATTGGAAAACACCAATCGCTTTCCAGCAAATACCCGTTAGAGCGATCGCCACTGGACAACAAATCTTAGCAAATGGAACCAGGCACCAGTTTCAACATTACTATGACTATATTGACTTCAGATTAGATATTAGCGACTATTCTGTCTTTGAG ACTCCGAAAGGTGTATATTGTCCCGGGCGAAATAATACACGACCCGTACCAAAGCCAAGTTCTTCCTTTCACTACAAGGCAGAGGTTATTTACCCACAGTCCCTGGCAATCACCTCAATAGAT atatggtacGATAGTGAGCTGAACCTTATGAGAATGGATTACAGACCAACGACATCTTCGAGAACAACGTACAATACAGATTCATTTAGTGAAGTCCATGACTTCACAACAG GAATAAAATATTTAACTGACAAGACCAGAGGAAATTGTACGATATCACAGATTACAAGCGCTTCTGAAGATGGTCAAAAGGGGCCATTTGGCGAACAACTAAAGAATGCAAGCCAGTTTTTATTTTTAGATGCTAATTATCAATTTACTGGAAag agaACGTCTAGGGGTGTTCCCTGTGATGTTTTTACAGGTAAAAGATTGTTTCCATATAATGGCGTCTGGTATAATAGTACACTGAACTATTACTTTTTAACA GACGGCTATAAAGAATATCCATCAGATGGTTCAACATCACCAACAGATATACCATTTTCATTAGAAGTTACCCTAGATGTG cCGGATATGGACCCTTTGAatattttagtaaattttttGAACTTCGATACTGGGAAGAGGTCAGTTTCAGAATTTGACATTTCTTCTTGCTACAGGAACATGTCAAGCCTTACATTTCAACTGCAATTACCAG GGCCGTTTAGAGAGCAAGATACAGACCTGCTACTGCTACAAGCACAGAGAATACTGCCAGCTATTATGAATATAACCAGTATAAGACTACAGAATGTTAGAGTTAACTATGATTCTTCATCGGTCTATCTTACCTGCACAATTACCAATATTGCTCCTGATTATG TAAAATTTTCTCAAGCTACTACAGTAACCAGGCCATCATCTTACGTGATATCATCAAAGGACGTCAAACAAAGCTACGACTTTACTGATACATGGCAAGATTGTGCAACATACTGTTCACAGAGTTATGGTTTCATCTGTAATAGTTTTGATTTCTGCAAAGCGCCATTTATGTCTGGTTGTAAACTTTATGCAGACAGACGCTCAGACATACAAACATATTTGAAAACTCATACATCACCTTGTTTCAACTATACAGTTTACCAGA GAACAGTAAATGGCTTGTCAAACCAAGAAACTGCTGTTGCTGATGCATATGGATATTTACAAGATGCCATCAACCAGAAAAGCGTTCATCTACAGACTTATGGACAATTGGGGTTT GTTACAGACTACTACGGCGTTTCAACACGTATAGTTTCAG GATTGCTTGAATATGACGATATGCCATCAATGAGTGGTCACTTTTCTTACCGAGATGAAGTAACCTTTCCAGGATCCAAACATACATATGGAAGTGAT ATATGGTATGACACTAACTTCAATCTTGTCCGGTATGACATTGTACAAACAGGGGCACCGTATTACAGCAATAGCCCTTTGAAACACATCCATGATTATAATGCAG GTGTAGCTTATGTAATTGATACAGGGATGCAAAATTGTACAATCAAACCTATATCAAAGAATTTcattgacaaaaagaaaaatggatcTTACCATATGCTTAATCCTCTGGATCTCTTTCATATGAACAAGACATACAAGTTTATTGGGCag aaaACTGTGCGTGGAATGACTTGTAATATATTTGAAGCTACTGTCAGTGATTTTAAGTTAGATTTAGCAGACCCACAACAGTTCGACAGTACATTTCAATATTACTTCCTGAAA GATAATTGGTCTTCGAATTCTGATTCAGGATCGGAACTGACTCATGCTCAGCCAATAAGACTGGATATTTTTTCTGTCACC AAAGGATTATATTTGACATACAACTATTTCGATTGGAATGACAATGATCCTGATCTAAACAATTTCAATATTGTACCATGTTATACTGGCGATCAACAAAAACATGTTGTCATCGTTTTTTCAG GACAATACTTTCCATATCTTGTCTCCAACAGTAAACTATTCAAGCTAAAGGTTCTCAATCAATTAGGACAGATGACCAATGCATCACTCATCCGATTCCAGCAACTTGAGATTGATTACGGTCTCACTCGTGTTTATGTCATCATGACAATAGTAGATGCAGCTCAACAATATGATGGAG CTTATCGCCAAGAACCCGACATAGATACTATTATAGAGACAATCAATGATAATGTTTACGGAGGATTATTGAAAATAACAGTTCCACAGACTGACGGATCA ATATATATGTTTAATGCTACAGCAATCAATGACAATATATTAAGAAACGATGGAAAACCATTGTCAA GCAAAACATTAAGTCATTTCAAGGCAATGAAAGATAAATCCCAGAAAGGTTTGACTGGTTTTCTTACTGGAATCTCGGTAGATGATTGTGCGGAATCTTGTTTAACTGAATTGGAATTTGATTGCTTCTCATTTGTTTACTGTTATAAAACGGGCGTGTGTTTGTTGGCTAGCACATATGCACAGAACAGGACAGATTTGATATATGATAGACCCAAGTGTGATCTATATTATA GGTCTTATTTGGACAAATTCACCGCCATACCCGGACAGACATCTACTATTTCTTCTACACAAACAACAATAACAGCCACAGCAGAGGCTTGTGCTCAGAAATGCATTTTCTCATCAACCTGCAAATCCTTCGTTTACTGTATGATTTCTCAGTCGTGTTCTCTACTGCAGGCACATCATCTTAATATTCCAAAGAACGGCAGCAATATTGATTCAATGTGTTCATTTTATAGTC gAAGCTATTTAAATGACTTTAAGCGTAAATCTAGGTCAACGGTAAAGGTAACTCCACAAATGCTCGACATACAAGCAGTTTCTGTTGACCAGTGTGCCCAACTATGTATCCAGACGGAGTCATTTACTTGTAACTCATTTTCTTTCTGTGGCAATGATACAACATGTAGATTAACCCCGGCTCATCCTGTCACAGGACTTAGAGTCATAGCAACAGACTATTGTGACCTTTATACAA GAACTTATTACTCAAATGCTCCTGCCAAACAAAAACAGTCACAGTCAAGCACCAAAGGTGTTTCCTCGG GTGCTGCTGCTGGAATAGGATTAGGATTATTGTTGGTAGGAGTGATAGTTGGTGGAGGACTTATTATAATTTTGTCAAAGAAAAGAAAGTTACCTCCAGTAGAAATATTCAATATGAACTATACAGAATCAAAAGATGATACTCAATGA